The region ctttttttccctcttccagttttattgggaTGTGACACAGCACTgtatgtttaaagtgtacagcataatgatttaacttacatacatcatgaagcaTTTAACTTTTGATAAACATcaaatcatcttcccaagaagCCATACCAATTTACACTAAATGTGGggcctcatttttgttttttgaaaaattactttGTAAGTTATGTAGCCATCCAGAGTATGGATATAACTGTAAAGTTATTTAACAGCCTATCCTTTTCCCACTGATTTGAATAATCATATTTATCATAAAATACATTCCCAGGAATAGGGCTGtttttgaagcctctccctcacTTGACTGATTAACTTACTCTTCtgtcattattttccttttattccagTGCTTTGGTGTTTGATTATCTAGTGTGTCAAATACATCATTactactgttgttttttttttaaacatattgtaCAGGAATTTAGAATTTTCATGTTCTGTTAAAAAGTCCTTTTGGATGGCAATGAATTTAAGGATTAAACTGGGGAGAAGCAACATCTTTTAATAATCTTTCCATTCAGGTATACGATATGTCTTCATTTAGTTAGGTCTTGTATCCTTCAGGACAGAGATAGCATTTTCTTCATACAGATTTTGCATGTTTTCTGGTGAGGTTTAGTCTTTTATAGTTTAtgggttttgttgttattgtgaATGGGACCCCAAGTATATTTCCTAATTTGTTATTGCAATTTATAGGAAATATACTAACTTTGGGCCTCAGTTCATTATTTGTAAAAGGACAAAAGTAGAAGTACTTACTAAAAGGTCAAGTATGGACTCAACAAAGTTAAATAGATTTGTTCATTACAGGACTTATCAGTGACTTTAATTACTTTGATTACCAAGAATCCCCAAGAAGGGTACAGGAATTTCCTGTACTTACTTAACCATGAAACCCTTGTCACAAGACATTCTGAAACATATTTGGAGAAAATGATGCACCCCAAAGACCCTTCTCGTTTCTAATTTGTTAGTCCAGGGATCTCCACTGAACCTTATCTAATGCTCAAACTCCCACTCACTTAGCCCCAACCAGAACACAGAAGACAACCCAATGTCAAAGTGAATGCTTTAATGAATGCTGCTCAGAGAGCCATGTCTCTCACTAGCTGCTGCCAGCCTCCACTGTCCCCAGCTATTTGTCAGGAGGGTGAGCTAGCTGCCTGGGGTGCAGAGATGGATCTGGAGTCTAAAGAGCAAGCTGGGACAAAGGGATGTTCGGGAGGCACCCTGTAGGGGCTCAGCTCCCAGGAGTGTGGCGGAGGGGGCATGGGCCTCAGGCTGGCCCCTCTTCAGGCATTCCTAGCAAAGCCACAAGAGGCTCGAGGGGTGTGGGGGTCCCGATGGGCACAGGATGGGTGCGTTCATGCTTGCGCAGGTCGCTGGCACTCAAGAAAGCCTTGGGGCAGTGAGGGCAGGTGTAGGGGCGCACAGAGCTGTGGGTGCGGCTGTGCTTGCGCAGCCCAGCCCGATCTGAGAAGCTCTTGCCGCACTGTGTGCAGGGAAAGGGCCGGAGCTCTGGGTGTGAACGCTCGTGCCGTCGCAGCAACGTCAGCGTGGAGAACATCTCCTTGCACTCCCGGCACACAAACTGTGGTGGTTTCTCGTCCACCTCCTCACCCCCGACCTCGCCTGCCGCCCCCAAGGGACCAGGAGCCTCCCCAACCCCAGCATCTTGGCACTCCACGTGCTCCACTGTCATGCCCACAACTTGCCACTGGGTGGCCACCACACCACCGGATTCTGAGGGCAGCCCCAGCAGCCCAGCTGGAGGGTCTCCTAGCCCCGTCCCTGCTGCCGGGGCCGTGGAGCCCTCCCCTGCCACGCTGACGGGCAGCGCCAGCCCCACTACAAGCTCCTGTTGTGGGGGCGCCCCTGCGGCCTCGCTACTTCGATGGGTCCGCTCATGCTTCCTTAGGCTTGACGAGACCACGAAGGACTTTCCGCAGGCGTTGCAGTGGAAAGGGCGCTCACCTGAGTGCACCCGGCTGTGCTTCGTAAGACTGGCCCGCTCCGCGAAGGCCCGCCCGCACTCTTCGCAGCGGAAGGGCCGTTGGCCCGAATGCACCAACGCGTGCCTCTTGAGGTCCCAGGACGCCACAAACGTCTTGTCACACTGCAAGCACTTGAACGGCCGGTCGCCAGTGTGTACCCGTCGGTGCATTGCCAGGTCGGCCGGCTGCCGGAAGTCCTTGCCGCACTTCTCGCAGCGGTAGGGCTTCACGCCCTCATGCGCCCGCTGGTGGCGCCGGAAGCTCGAGGGGTCGGAGAACATGCGGCCGCAACGCGGGCACAGGAAGGGCTTCTCGCCCGAATGAGTGCGCTCGTGGCTCTGGTAGGAGCTAAGCTGAGTGAAGCCCTTGCCACAGGCCGGGCATCGGTAGGGCTTCTGCGCCGCATGGATGCGCTGGTGGCACGTAAGCGAGGATGAGCGGGAGAAGCTCTTCCCGCACTCTGAGCAGAGGAAGGGGCGCTCACCCGTGTGGGACCTGTGGAAGGGCGGAGGCCCAGCATGAGGGTGGCGGCCCATCACCTGACCCCGCTACCTGTCTGCACGGTAAGTTAGGGCCCCTTAACATCGCTGGGGCTTTGGCCTAATTCCCTAAGGGCCACAGGGCTGTGCCCCAGAGTAAGATACCTTCAGGCCGGGCGTCTAGGTTCCAGACCCATCTGTACACACAACACATCAGGCCCCACTCGCTCCTTCTGGACTCCAATAGAGACCCTCTGAGCTGCCCAACTTCAAGCCCCGCCCCCTGTGGTCCAGGAACCCAGGCCAATCAGACCCTAGTTCCACCCTCCCCTATAGTCCCGCCCCACTCACCTTCCTATTGGCTCATTCTGCTCTGTGGAACTCAATGCCTCCACCCTATTGGTACACGCAGCCCAACCCCTTCAGCTGCCCACCACCCAGCCCCACGCCCTCACCGCTCGTGGTTGCGAAGGTCCTTGAGCTCAGCGTAGGCTTTGCCACAGCGCTCGCAGCTGTACGGCCGCAGGCCGGCATGTGTCCGCCGGTGCTTGCGGAACACCGAGGGGTCGGCGAAGCTCTTGCCACAGTCGGCACAGGCGTAGGGCCGCTCACCCGTGTGACCTCGCTGGTGGATCTTGAGCTTGGAGAGCGCGCCATAGGCCTTGGGGCAGTGCGCACAGCGGAAGGGCAGCTCACCGGCGTGCGAGGCCAGGTGCACCCGCAGGCACACAGGCTGCATGAAGCGCCGGCCGCACTCAGGGCAAGGGAAGGGCTTCTCACCTGTGTGGCTGCGACCATGACTGCGCAACTCAGGTGCCGTTTTGTAGGCCTTGGGGCACAGCGGACACGCATAGGGCCGAGGCTTAGCCGCTGCACCTGACACCTTGTCCCCACTGGCATCCTCCACTTTGGGGTCTGTCTCTGGCTTCAGCTTCACCTCGGCCACCTCCTCTGCGCAGTCTGCAGGCCCATGTGTGGCAGCGTGGCGTGCTGCTCGGGGTGCATTCGGAAACGTCTTGGTACAGGACAGACACTTATAGCGGCGGCCAGAGCGTTTAtagccaggggctggggaccGGTCCTCCACAGACTCTACCTCCATGGCCTTGGTGGGCGGGGCTTCTGTGAGAGAGGCAATGTTAGACAGAAGCCACACCCCTTTCCCATTCGCCAAGGCCGATCTTACCAAAGCCCTCTGAGGCCTCAGAGAGAACTCTGTCTTATCTACATTCCCCACAGAGGACGCACATCCTTCCTTACAAACATTCCTGCCTCTCTGAGCTCAAGTTTCCTCTCCAGTCTGTTTATTGATGAAAGAAGCTACACCAGGTGACCTCAGAGAAGCTAAGAGAGGAGGCTGGGATCTTAAGAAGGTTCACCTGAacttccctccccagcctctaGGATTTTCCAAACCCTGCAGCATTCCCAGAAGGCCCAGGCTCCATTCATCTCACCATCTTCCTTCTTCAGTGGATGCAAGGATGCAGACACGGAGGCTACCCAGATGTGGATCTGGGCTGAAGGTCTCCAAGTGCCCAGGGAAGACAGAGGTAGGTCCCGAAAAGGGCAGAGCCAGTGGGCTAAATGTAGTGATTAGCACCATCTGTCTGGAAGGGGTAGGTCCCTGGTGTGtatattttgtcttttccttctggTTGGTTAGCTTTCAGAGGCAGCAACTGTTCACACAGAATTCTGGCCTTGCACAGATGTAAGGTACTCCACCCCAGATAGGAATCCTGGTCTACCCTCTGCTGTGGAATGGCTGTTTGGTTCTTGCTCCCATAGCTCTGGTAATGGGGAGCTCAGTTACTCTCAAGGCAGCTTGAGCCATTGCTAGCAGAAGTTAGAAGCCTCTGACTCATACTCAATGCATCTGCTCTAGCCTGGCCTCCTGGGACACTGGCCCTAGCTAAGGCCTCTTCTTTCTCGGTTCAGAGCCCAGACACCCTCCACCCAGCTGCTCCTGGGGATCATGGCTGGGAGGAAATAGGATTAACGGCTGCATTAGTCTTAACACCAGCTCATCCTCCCTAGGGGATGAAGGGAAGAGGATTATGGCAGATCCACTTAAGGAGTGCTTGCAGCAGCTGCTGGGGGCAGAAGGGTGGGGGGGAAGGTCAGTGTTatagagaggggaggggagccaggtGTGCCCAGAAGCTGAGCTGGGAGGCATGAGGCCTGGATTCTCATGCTCCTTTTCaggcctgtttcttcatctgtacataTCAGGGGTTGGTGGCTTCTAAGTTATGACCCAGGAAGGACACAGGAGCCCTTGGGGTGAGTGGCAAGGGCTGTATCATTAGAATCAAAATCCTTCTGCCTGGTGGCCCTGCCTCAGTCCCCGACCCCTACACACACAATCTACTGTGCATAGGTAGCCAGAGTCTTCTTCCGGAAGTACCATGTGATGATGCTCTGTCCTCCGCTTAAGAACTTTCCATGGCTTCCATCTCATCATGCAAGATTCCAGGCCCTTCCTGGCTGTTACAAATCCTTCCTTTGAGCCTCACTTCCCAAAAGAagctcttctttctcctttggttttttGGTCCCCATCCCACACAATTCTTTTCTACCCTCagcttgtttttttcacttttcccacTAAATCCTGGGGCTGGAAGGTAAGTTGAAGGGCTTGAGGCCCAACCTTCCCCATGGCTTGAATTCCCCCTACAGTTTCTAGGGGACCGTTCCCTATCTCTGGATGGGGCCCTCACCACCTCCCTTCCAGGCTATCTCTGGACAATCTGACAGATAAAGTTTTTCCTCAATAAAAATGGTAgctcacatttactgagcacctacctgTTAAATAACA is a window of Vicugna pacos chromosome 18, VicPac4, whole genome shotgun sequence DNA encoding:
- the ZNF668 gene encoding zinc finger protein 668 isoform X2, with the protein product MRGAAADATKPAQVRSEAPPTKAMEVESVEDRSPAPGYKRSGRRYKCLSCTKTFPNAPRAARHAATHGPADCAEEVAEVKLKPETDPKVEDASGDKVSGAAAKPRPYACPLCPKAYKTAPELRSHGRSHTGEKPFPCPECGRRFMQPVCLRVHLASHAGELPFRCAHCPKAYGALSKLKIHQRGHTGERPYACADCGKSFADPSVFRKHRRTHAGLRPYSCERCGKAYAELKDLRNHERSHTGERPFLCSECGKSFSRSSSLTCHQRIHAAQKPYRCPACGKGFTQLSSYQSHERTHSGEKPFLCPRCGRMFSDPSSFRRHQRAHEGVKPYRCEKCGKDFRQPADLAMHRRVHTGDRPFKCLQCDKTFVASWDLKRHALVHSGQRPFRCEECGRAFAERASLTKHSRVHSGERPFHCNACGKSFVVSSSLRKHERTHRSSEAAGAPPQQELVVGLALPVSVAGEGSTAPAAGTGLGDPPAGLLGLPSESGGVVATQWQVVGMTVEHVECQDAGVGEAPGPLGAAGEVGGEEVDEKPPQFVCRECKEMFSTLTLLRRHERSHPELRPFPCTQCGKSFSDRAGLRKHSRTHSSVRPYTCPHCPKAFLSASDLRKHERTHPVPIGTPTPLEPLVALLGMPEEGPA
- the ZNF668 gene encoding zinc finger protein 668 isoform X1 codes for the protein MRGAAADATKPAQVRSDEKTELLRREGNYTRSQLFCEGEAPPTKAMEVESVEDRSPAPGYKRSGRRYKCLSCTKTFPNAPRAARHAATHGPADCAEEVAEVKLKPETDPKVEDASGDKVSGAAAKPRPYACPLCPKAYKTAPELRSHGRSHTGEKPFPCPECGRRFMQPVCLRVHLASHAGELPFRCAHCPKAYGALSKLKIHQRGHTGERPYACADCGKSFADPSVFRKHRRTHAGLRPYSCERCGKAYAELKDLRNHERSHTGERPFLCSECGKSFSRSSSLTCHQRIHAAQKPYRCPACGKGFTQLSSYQSHERTHSGEKPFLCPRCGRMFSDPSSFRRHQRAHEGVKPYRCEKCGKDFRQPADLAMHRRVHTGDRPFKCLQCDKTFVASWDLKRHALVHSGQRPFRCEECGRAFAERASLTKHSRVHSGERPFHCNACGKSFVVSSSLRKHERTHRSSEAAGAPPQQELVVGLALPVSVAGEGSTAPAAGTGLGDPPAGLLGLPSESGGVVATQWQVVGMTVEHVECQDAGVGEAPGPLGAAGEVGGEEVDEKPPQFVCRECKEMFSTLTLLRRHERSHPELRPFPCTQCGKSFSDRAGLRKHSRTHSSVRPYTCPHCPKAFLSASDLRKHERTHPVPIGTPTPLEPLVALLGMPEEGPA
- the ZNF668 gene encoding zinc finger protein 668 isoform X3 gives rise to the protein MEVESVEDRSPAPGYKRSGRRYKCLSCTKTFPNAPRAARHAATHGPADCAEEVAEVKLKPETDPKVEDASGDKVSGAAAKPRPYACPLCPKAYKTAPELRSHGRSHTGEKPFPCPECGRRFMQPVCLRVHLASHAGELPFRCAHCPKAYGALSKLKIHQRGHTGERPYACADCGKSFADPSVFRKHRRTHAGLRPYSCERCGKAYAELKDLRNHERSHTGERPFLCSECGKSFSRSSSLTCHQRIHAAQKPYRCPACGKGFTQLSSYQSHERTHSGEKPFLCPRCGRMFSDPSSFRRHQRAHEGVKPYRCEKCGKDFRQPADLAMHRRVHTGDRPFKCLQCDKTFVASWDLKRHALVHSGQRPFRCEECGRAFAERASLTKHSRVHSGERPFHCNACGKSFVVSSSLRKHERTHRSSEAAGAPPQQELVVGLALPVSVAGEGSTAPAAGTGLGDPPAGLLGLPSESGGVVATQWQVVGMTVEHVECQDAGVGEAPGPLGAAGEVGGEEVDEKPPQFVCRECKEMFSTLTLLRRHERSHPELRPFPCTQCGKSFSDRAGLRKHSRTHSSVRPYTCPHCPKAFLSASDLRKHERTHPVPIGTPTPLEPLVALLGMPEEGPA